The following coding sequences lie in one Equus asinus isolate D_3611 breed Donkey chromosome 1, EquAss-T2T_v2, whole genome shotgun sequence genomic window:
- the EN2 gene encoding homeobox protein engrailed-2: MEENDPKPSEAAAAAAAEGQRQPESSPSGGSGGGGSSPGDADTGRRRALMLPAVLQAPGNHQHPHRITNFFIDNILRPEFGRRKDTGTCCAGAGGARGGGAGGEGGAGGAEGGGGAGGAEQLLGSGREPRQNTPCVPGAGGPLPGGGGDSPGDGEGGSKTLSLLGGAKKGGDPGGPLDGALKARGLGGGDLSVSSDSDSSQASANLGAQPMLWPAWVYCTRYSDRPSSGPRSRKPKKKNPNKEDKRPRTAFTAEQLQRLKAEFQTNRYLTEQRRQSLAQELSLNESQIKIWFQNKRAKIKKATGNKNTLAVHLMAQGLYNHSTTAKEGKSDSE, encoded by the exons ATGGAGGAGAATGACCCCAAGCCCAGCgaagcggcggcggcggcggcggcggaggggcAGCGGCAGCCGGAATCCAGTCCCAGCGGCGGCTCGGGTGGCGGCGGCAGCAGCCCGGGCGACGCGGACACTGGCCGCCGGCGGGCTCTGATGCTGCCCGCGGTCTTGCAGGCGCCGGGCAACCACCAGCACCCGCACCGCATCACCAACTTCTTCATCGACAACATCCTGCGGCCCGAGTTCGGCCGGAGAAAGGACACGGGGACGTGCTGTGCCGGCGCGGGAGGAGCGAGAGGCGGCGGAGCCGGCGGCGAAGGCGGCGCTGGCGGCGCAGAGggaggcggcggcgcgggcggcgccGAGCAGCTCCTGGGGTCCGGCCGGGAGCCCCGGCAGAACACGCCCTGTGTGCCCGGTGCGGGCGGGCCGctccccggcggcggcggcgactctccGGGTGACGGGGAAGGCGGCTCCAAGACGCTCTCGCTGCTCGGCGGCGCCAAGAAAGGAGGCGACCCCGGAGGCCCCCTGGACGGAGCGCTCAAGGCCCGCGGCTTGGGAGGCGGCGACCTGTCGGTGAGCTCGGACTCGGACAGCTCGCAGGCCAGCGCTAACCTGGGCGCGCAGCCCATGCTCTGGCCAGCTTGGGTCTACTGCACGCGCTACTCGGACCGGCCTTCTTCAG GTCCCAGGTCTCGAAAACCAAAGAAGAAGAACCCCAACAAAGAGGACAAGCGGCCACGCACGGCCTTCACGGCGGAGCAGCTGCAGAGGCTCAAAGCCGAGTTCCAGACCAACAGGTACCTGACGGAGCAGCGGcgccagagcctggcccaggagcTCAGCCTCAACGAGTCTCAGATCAAGATCTGGTTCCAGAACAAGCGCGCCAAGATCAAGAAGGCCACGGGCAACAAGAACACGCTGGCCGTGCACCTGATGGCGCAGGGCCTGTACAACCACTCCACCACGGCCAAGGAGGGCAAGTCGGACAGCGAGTAG